A region from the Pelagovum pacificum genome encodes:
- the iolG gene encoding inositol 2-dehydrogenase: MLKVGLLGAGRIGQVHAVNIARHPGSTLAAVSDVHAPAAEALAATYGAEVRSSGDIIADSAIDAVLIATSTDTHSDLIEAATAAGKAVLCEKPVDLSLERARACLAAAEGGTVMIGFNRRFDASMAAMRTALAGGEVGTAELLSITSYDPAPPPVAYVKVSGGMFRDMTIHDFDMATFMMGEMPVTVSAAASSLVDPEIGAAGDFDTAVVTLTYGDGRLAVIRNSRRAAYGYDQRIELLGSAGALQVDNVTETKLVKSTVDGITGAKPTYFFLERYMPAYVAEWDAFVTAVTNGTAVPVTLADGVAALELAEAATRSAREGRPVALSEI, translated from the coding sequence ATGCTGAAGGTCGGACTACTCGGCGCGGGACGTATCGGACAGGTGCACGCGGTCAACATCGCGCGCCATCCGGGCAGCACGCTCGCCGCCGTTTCGGACGTCCACGCGCCGGCTGCTGAGGCGCTGGCCGCCACCTACGGCGCGGAGGTCCGCAGCTCGGGCGACATCATCGCCGATTCCGCCATCGACGCCGTCCTCATCGCGACCTCGACCGATACGCATTCCGACCTGATCGAGGCTGCGACCGCCGCGGGCAAGGCCGTGCTCTGCGAGAAGCCGGTCGACCTGAGCCTCGAACGCGCCCGCGCCTGCCTGGCGGCGGCGGAAGGCGGCACGGTGATGATCGGCTTCAACCGCCGCTTCGACGCCAGCATGGCCGCGATGCGCACCGCGCTGGCAGGCGGAGAGGTCGGCACGGCGGAACTGCTGTCGATCACCTCCTACGACCCGGCGCCGCCGCCGGTCGCTTACGTGAAGGTCTCGGGCGGCATGTTCAGGGACATGACGATCCACGACTTTGACATGGCGACTTTCATGATGGGCGAGATGCCTGTCACCGTCTCCGCGGCTGCTTCGTCTCTCGTCGATCCCGAGATCGGTGCTGCGGGCGACTTCGACACTGCCGTCGTGACGCTGACCTACGGCGACGGCCGCCTTGCCGTGATCCGAAACTCCCGCCGGGCCGCCTACGGCTATGACCAGCGGATCGAACTGCTCGGCTCCGCCGGGGCGCTGCAGGTCGACAACGTCACCGAGACCAAGCTCGTAAAGTCGACCGTCGACGGCATCACCGGGGCGAAGCCGACGTACTTCTTCCTGGAGCGCTACATGCCCGCCTACGTCGCCGAGTGGGACGCCTTCGTCACCGCCGTCACCAACGGCACAGCTGTACCCGTCACGCTGGCCGACGGCGTCGCCGCCCTCGAACTCGCCGAAGCCGCCACCCGCTCCGCCCGCGAGGGCAGGCCGGTGGCCCTCTCCGAAATCTGA
- the purU gene encoding formyltetrahydrofolate deformylase has product MNSFALRVKCPSRRGIVAAVSAYLADKGCNITDSAQFDDTGTGNFFMRVSFRSETGATLDELIADFEPTAKEFGMETEFFDESEKRKVVIMVSRFGHCLNDLLYRWRIGALPIEIVAVVSNHMDYQKVVVNHDIPFHCIKVTKENKPDAERRIMDVVEDTGAELIVLARYMQILSDEMCRKMSGRIINIHHSFLPSFKGANPYKQAFEKGVKLIGATSHYVTADLDEGPIIEQDVVRVTHAQSNEDYVALGRDVEAQVFSRAIHAHVHGRVFLNGNKTVVFPPSPGSYASERMG; this is encoded by the coding sequence ATGAACAGCTTCGCCCTTCGCGTGAAATGCCCCTCTAGGCGCGGGATCGTGGCCGCCGTGTCCGCCTACCTCGCCGACAAGGGCTGCAACATCACCGACAGTGCGCAGTTCGACGATACCGGCACCGGCAACTTCTTCATGCGGGTTAGCTTCCGATCCGAGACGGGTGCGACCCTCGATGAGCTGATCGCCGACTTCGAGCCGACTGCGAAGGAATTCGGGATGGAGACCGAGTTCTTCGACGAATCCGAGAAGCGCAAGGTCGTCATCATGGTGTCCCGGTTCGGACACTGCCTGAACGACCTGCTCTATCGCTGGCGGATCGGTGCCCTGCCGATCGAGATCGTGGCCGTCGTCTCGAACCACATGGACTACCAGAAAGTCGTGGTGAACCACGACATCCCCTTCCACTGCATCAAGGTGACGAAGGAGAACAAGCCCGACGCCGAGCGCCGCATCATGGACGTGGTCGAGGACACCGGCGCGGAGCTGATCGTACTCGCCCGCTACATGCAGATCCTGTCGGACGAGATGTGCCGCAAGATGTCGGGCCGGATCATCAACATCCACCATTCCTTCCTGCCGAGCTTCAAGGGCGCGAACCCCTACAAGCAGGCGTTCGAGAAGGGTGTGAAGCTGATCGGCGCGACGTCGCACTACGTGACCGCCGACCTCGACGAGGGCCCGATCATCGAGCAGGACGTCGTCCGCGTCACGCACGCCCAGTCGAACGAGGATTACGTCGCCCTCGGCCGCGACGTCGAAGCGCAGGTCTTCTCCCGCGCGATCCACGCCCATGTCCACGGTCGCGTCTTCCTGAACGGCAACAAGACCGTCGTCTTCCCGCCCTCGCCGGGGTCGTACGCGTCCGAGCGGATGGGGTAG
- a CDS encoding AbrB/MazE/SpoVT family DNA-binding domain-containing protein translates to MIETKIRKVGNSAVMTLTTEMLTMLDAKEGDTLFVVRGDDGSLKITPHDPAIAEALAAAEVVMDENRDLLQALA, encoded by the coding sequence ATGATCGAGACGAAAATCCGCAAGGTCGGCAACTCCGCCGTGATGACGCTGACGACCGAAATGCTGACCATGCTCGACGCGAAGGAGGGTGATACCCTCTTCGTCGTGCGGGGTGACGATGGCAGTCTGAAGATCACGCCGCATGACCCCGCCATTGCGGAGGCCCTCGCGGCCGCCGAGGTCGTGATGGATGAAAACCGCGACCTGCTTCAAGCACTGGCGTGA
- a CDS encoding type II toxin-antitoxin system death-on-curing family toxin, whose translation MTGPVWVPIAAVIAIHDRQISRHGGASGMRDRSLLEMGCARAMNRAGYEDARLEDIAAAYAFGLAKAHAFVDGNKRTAFVTAVTFLRLNGYAFRPDPIQGVRMMEDLASSEVGEADFANWLAAGMVALPEG comes from the coding sequence GTGACAGGGCCAGTCTGGGTTCCGATCGCTGCCGTCATCGCCATTCACGACCGCCAGATCTCCCGTCACGGTGGTGCGTCCGGCATGCGTGACCGCTCGCTGCTCGAGATGGGGTGCGCACGTGCGATGAATCGCGCCGGTTATGAGGATGCCAGGCTCGAAGACATCGCCGCCGCTTACGCGTTCGGCCTCGCCAAGGCCCATGCCTTCGTGGACGGCAACAAGCGCACGGCCTTCGTGACTGCGGTGACGTTCCTGCGGCTCAACGGCTATGCGTTCCGCCCAGACCCGATTCAAGGTGTGCGTATGATGGAAGACCTCGCCTCCAGCGAGGTCGGCGAAGCCGACTTCGCAAACTGGCTTGCCGCAGGAATGGTCGCGCTGCCCGAGGGCTGA
- a CDS encoding methyltransferase domain-containing protein, which translates to MATPDETMADEDYTLTPEAPEFAFDPTDPWTQTFQRGLELAGLGGRRVYEVGIGTGINAAFMLRMCNAARVSGSDLDPRLVELAERNVRALVPEKIRQFKPVRGAVSLIDTEEARAEIAETDVVIACLPQVGDPDCDRFGAFREEMRVPLAAGADVRAEDHIAHYYPWAMFDDYPFNTVGLGLNEALLSRLVEQAPDCEVVMNFGCRIGTGILFEMFEAHGYKPEKLHSQMALQHAGTDISFFVTLERALKGTGMEGGFVCEFFADEAGKQPLSAIEAQARMDADPEAGIYHEVCVIKGVPAG; encoded by the coding sequence ATGGCGACCCCCGACGAGACGATGGCGGACGAGGACTATACCCTGACGCCGGAGGCCCCGGAATTTGCCTTCGACCCCACCGATCCGTGGACCCAGACGTTCCAGCGGGGTCTGGAGCTCGCGGGTCTCGGGGGGCGCCGGGTCTACGAAGTCGGGATCGGCACGGGGATCAACGCCGCCTTCATGCTGCGGATGTGCAATGCGGCACGGGTGTCGGGCAGCGACCTCGATCCCCGGCTGGTGGAGCTCGCCGAGCGGAACGTGCGCGCGCTTGTCCCCGAGAAGATCCGCCAGTTCAAACCCGTGCGTGGCGCGGTGAGCCTGATCGACACGGAGGAGGCCCGCGCCGAGATCGCCGAGACCGATGTGGTCATCGCCTGCCTGCCGCAGGTCGGCGATCCCGACTGCGACCGCTTCGGCGCCTTCCGGGAAGAGATGCGCGTCCCCCTCGCCGCCGGCGCCGATGTCCGCGCGGAGGATCACATCGCGCATTATTACCCGTGGGCGATGTTCGACGATTACCCCTTCAACACCGTCGGGCTCGGTCTGAACGAGGCGCTGCTGAGCCGCCTTGTCGAGCAGGCTCCGGACTGCGAAGTGGTGATGAATTTCGGCTGCCGCATCGGCACCGGCATCCTGTTCGAGATGTTCGAGGCGCACGGCTACAAGCCCGAGAAGCTGCATTCCCAGATGGCGCTGCAGCACGCGGGGACCGACATCTCCTTCTTCGTCACGCTGGAGCGCGCGCTGAAAGGCACCGGCATGGAAGGCGGCTTCGTGTGCGAGTTCTTCGCTGACGAAGCGGGCAAGCAGCCCCTGTCCGCGATCGAGGCACAGGCCCGCATGGACGCCGACCCCGAGGCGGGGATCTACCACGAGGTGTGTGTCATCAAGGGTGTGCCGGCGGGGTGA
- a CDS encoding diaminopimelate decarboxylase, translating into MPEADTLPRTSASETETSAPWWQRDDLRYEEGRLTLGDCDLGALAAKVGTPAYVIRAPRVVQKLGLLHGAFDRAGLDHRIYYAIKANRTPQLLTHLAAQRLCGADVCSPEEALHAMSCGFREEDISFTGTSLSPADIDVLARLSDVRVNLDSLSALRRLGRACPGREVGLRINPDVGIGYAGNDMLQYSGTEATKFGIYLDRLGEAIEIAREHGLRIVRIHFHAGCGYLDRELDQLARVLAESRKFADQLPDLEEVNIGGGLGVPHRAGDKALDLDRWAGVIADAYTDRGVKMAVEPGDFLVKDSGVLLASVTYIERRKAVEFLGLDAGFNLAMEPAFYDLPCEPVPAVPRNAGTGRYTLVGNVNEALDKWAEGFEMPTPEEGDTIVLINAGGYASSMRSDHCLRGDIRDILLLD; encoded by the coding sequence ATGCCTGAAGCAGACACACTACCCCGCACGTCCGCTTCCGAAACCGAAACCTCCGCGCCCTGGTGGCAGCGTGACGACCTGAGATACGAGGAGGGTCGTCTGACGCTCGGCGATTGCGATCTCGGTGCACTGGCCGCGAAGGTCGGCACGCCCGCCTACGTCATCCGCGCGCCGCGCGTGGTACAGAAGCTGGGCCTGTTGCACGGCGCCTTCGACCGGGCCGGGCTGGACCACCGGATCTACTACGCGATCAAGGCGAACCGCACGCCGCAACTGCTGACGCATCTCGCGGCACAGCGGCTTTGCGGGGCCGACGTCTGCTCTCCCGAGGAGGCGCTGCACGCGATGTCCTGCGGCTTCCGGGAAGAGGACATCTCATTCACCGGCACCTCGCTGAGCCCCGCCGACATCGACGTGCTGGCACGCCTGTCCGACGTGCGGGTGAACCTCGACAGTCTTTCGGCGCTGCGCCGACTGGGCCGCGCCTGCCCCGGCCGCGAGGTCGGCCTTCGGATCAACCCCGACGTCGGGATCGGCTATGCCGGCAATGACATGCTGCAGTACAGCGGCACCGAGGCGACGAAGTTCGGCATCTACCTCGACCGGCTGGGCGAGGCGATCGAGATCGCCAGGGAGCACGGCCTCAGGATCGTGCGTATCCATTTCCACGCCGGGTGCGGCTACCTCGACCGGGAGCTCGACCAGCTCGCCCGTGTTCTGGCCGAAAGCCGGAAGTTCGCCGATCAGCTGCCCGATCTCGAAGAGGTCAACATCGGCGGTGGCCTCGGCGTGCCGCACCGTGCGGGGGACAAGGCGCTCGACCTCGACCGGTGGGCCGGCGTCATCGCCGATGCCTACACCGACCGGGGCGTGAAGATGGCCGTCGAGCCGGGCGACTTCCTTGTGAAGGATTCCGGCGTCCTGCTGGCCAGCGTCACCTACATCGAACGGCGCAAGGCCGTGGAGTTCCTCGGCCTCGACGCCGGATTCAACCTCGCCATGGAGCCGGCGTTCTACGACCTCCCCTGCGAACCTGTCCCCGCCGTGCCGCGCAACGCGGGCACCGGGCGCTACACGCTCGTCGGCAACGTGAACGAGGCGCTCGACAAGTGGGCGGAGGGTTTCGAGATGCCGACGCCCGAGGAAGGCGACACAATCGTGCTCATCAATGCCGGAGGTTACGCGTCCTCCATGCGCTCCGACCACTGTCTGCGCGGCGACATCCGAGACATCCTGCTGCTCGACTGA
- a CDS encoding aminotransferase has product MAALDETLAPGEGRNDHKDLIAADARHVLHPWADLSAMSDEDALVVQDAKGVHVQDSEGKTYLDAIGGMWCMTVGYGRDELVDAMADQARKMTYYTPFGDVSSEPAARLAQKLAELSPGDLNRVHFTTCGSTAIDSAVRIAHYYHASQGQPERRHVLSRKNAYHGSTYLAASLCGKAADRTLFQYEKDFVHHLSSPGYDADIAEESSEQRLAELLAEMEAKIEELGPETVAAFVAEPILASGGVLVPPEGYQKATRELCAKHGILYISDEVVTGFGRLGHFFASEVRFGIVPDMIITAKGITSGYQPLGAVLISDRIADAIGESAPENKPVFSNGYTYSGHPVACATALKNIEIMEREDIPGHVREVGPYFMKRLRELTDLPIVYTVRGDHLMACVECWTGEEAGPTAKNMALAQRVDSYCQSAGLLVRPYENLCILSPPLIVGRAQIDKIVTILEDALLRAAKDLACGAFE; this is encoded by the coding sequence TTGGCAGCACTCGATGAAACCCTCGCTCCCGGTGAGGGCCGTAATGACCATAAGGACCTGATCGCGGCCGACGCCCGTCACGTCCTTCACCCGTGGGCCGACCTCAGCGCCATGTCCGACGAGGACGCGCTGGTCGTACAGGACGCGAAGGGCGTCCATGTCCAGGACAGCGAGGGCAAGACCTACCTCGACGCGATCGGCGGCATGTGGTGCATGACTGTCGGCTACGGTCGCGACGAACTGGTCGACGCGATGGCCGACCAGGCCCGCAAGATGACCTATTACACGCCCTTCGGCGATGTCTCGAGCGAGCCCGCCGCGCGGCTGGCGCAGAAGCTGGCGGAGCTGTCGCCGGGCGATCTGAACCGGGTCCACTTCACGACCTGCGGCTCGACCGCGATCGATTCCGCCGTACGGATCGCGCACTACTACCATGCCTCGCAGGGCCAACCCGAGCGGCGCCACGTGCTGAGCCGGAAGAACGCCTACCACGGCAGCACCTACCTCGCCGCGTCGCTCTGCGGGAAGGCTGCCGACCGGACGCTGTTCCAGTACGAAAAGGACTTCGTCCATCACCTGTCGAGCCCCGGCTACGACGCCGACATCGCCGAGGAATCGTCTGAGCAGCGCCTCGCCGAACTGCTGGCCGAGATGGAAGCGAAGATCGAGGAACTCGGTCCCGAGACAGTCGCCGCCTTCGTGGCCGAGCCGATCCTCGCCTCGGGCGGCGTTCTCGTCCCGCCGGAGGGCTACCAGAAGGCGACGCGGGAGCTTTGTGCGAAGCACGGCATCCTCTACATCTCGGACGAGGTCGTCACCGGTTTCGGGCGTCTCGGGCACTTCTTCGCCAGCGAGGTTCGGTTCGGGATCGTGCCGGACATGATCATCACGGCGAAGGGCATCACCTCGGGCTACCAGCCTCTCGGCGCGGTGCTGATCTCCGACCGGATCGCGGACGCGATCGGCGAGTCGGCGCCGGAGAACAAGCCGGTCTTCTCGAACGGCTACACCTACTCCGGCCACCCGGTCGCCTGCGCCACTGCGCTGAAGAACATCGAGATCATGGAGCGGGAGGACATCCCCGGCCACGTCCGCGAGGTCGGCCCCTACTTCATGAAGCGCCTGCGCGAGCTGACGGACCTGCCGATCGTCTACACCGTGCGCGGCGATCACCTGATGGCCTGCGTCGAGTGCTGGACCGGTGAAGAGGCCGGCCCGACCGCGAAGAACATGGCGCTCGCCCAGCGCGTCGACAGCTACTGCCAGTCGGCCGGGCTGCTGGTGCGCCCCTACGAGAACCTCTGCATTCTGTCCCCGCCGCTGATCGTCGGCCGGGCGCAGATCGACAAGATCGTGACGATACTGGAAGACGCGCTCCTCCGCGCCGCCAAGGACCTGGCGTGCGGGGCGTTCGAATAA